The nucleotide window gtgtgtcgctCTTTTCTTTGTACTGTGTTAGTTGGCTAGAAACATACAGTTATAATCATTATGCCTGCAGAACACATATTTCCCAATGAACCTCAGGTCTACCATAGACATTTACCGCAGGGTGAATCAGAGATGTGCACTCACCCCTGTGCCCTCGTCCGGACTGCGCGAGTAGCATCTGGCCGGGGAGAGGCTGGATTCGATGTCGCTACCAGTGAAGTCATCCTCAGATTCGTCAAACGATGAGGCGGATGACAGGCCGGCTGAGGACGAGCTGGAAAGCTTTCGGGGAAAGCGCATCAGCGCGGGGGAGCCTCCGCAGCCACTGTCCGAGCAGGGCGATTCGTCATCTGGGTGAAGGTCTACGCACGACCCCCTGTTCTGGTGATCCAGCGTTTCCTGTAACCCACTTGGACTCGAGTCACTGGTTATGATAAGCTTCGGGATTGTACCGGGGAAACTTTGGCTACACACTGGACTATGTACCTTGGTGGTCGATGTGTCCTTTTGATTGGCGGAATCAACTGAAAAGTTATTTTGGTAGGACGGCCTGTCGACACTAGGCAGAGACGAAACAGTAGTAGATTTGGTCATTTCTGTACATCCTATATGCTTCTCATTCTCTGTGGATAAGGTTGAGTTCAGCGAAGCAAAAGATCTGACGTCTTGGCCAGAGGTGCGCAACAGTACAGAGCCTACAGCCCGTGACAACTCCTCGACCTCGGAATTAACTCCACCCTGACAACTTTCTCCGATAGTCTCGTTTTCCATTGTCCTTGTTGAGGAATCCCAGGCATGGTCCTCTCCTGCAGTCGTTCCTTGGCCGCCGTTCGGCTTGGCCACGAAGCCGGTACTGTTGAGTCCACTGGCCCGTCTATCCAAACTCGACGCATCGGATGACGAGTTCGCCGCTCCCCGGTTCACCTTGTCAATGTTAAGATTCCTTATCTGTCCATGATTTATTCCAGCTGGGCTACCTCCGACCGGGGTTTTCAGGAATTCACTCTCTAAGTGGCCTCTTCTGAACTTTTCTTGTCCGTAATCAAGACGTGTTTCCGAAACTCCGATTAGACTCAGCGCAGATTGACATGTTGATTGGTTCTTCCTCTCAAAGCACGGCAACACCTTATTTTTCTCCGAAGTCCTGTTGAACCGGTCACCCCCAGGCTTCTTACTCCTAAATCTGCGGATATGGAGTTGTTTGGCTGTCTCGCTTGGTTTCCATTTCGCTTTGCTCGGCGTGGATGGGGAGTGTAAGAAGCTAGAACGAGTTTGACCCATTCTGTATACCGTAGTTCAGACACAGACCTTCAACGATGGGTTGTAGCAGAGCATGTAGTTTGTAACCATTCGTGCTTCAGAGCAGCATAAGTCACGTGATCCAATGATTCACATTTTCGGGTGGTGACTCGTAAATGTGATTAATTTTCTCCTCTTTGAGCGCGTCTTGTTTTTTCTGGAACAAAATTATTTTCATAGTATTTTATTATAAATCGACACACATGGGCTCTcaattttttcttccttttttaagATTTCATTTTCATCAATGTGCCAGTAAACAAAAACGGAGAAATCCTTCCCAAACGCTTAGGAAACATAGCAGGATAACAGCATaacaaaattacattttaatgCTGCACATCAGTGTAGGgctgattgaaaaaaaaaaaagttatattaTTCCCTCTTTTATAAACAGATAACACTCATGCCAAAATATAACCATCACACTTATGTTTTGTTCTGTATTTTAAAATGACACTAATTTCCAATCAATCTGGTTAGAGGCAGAAAAAGGGATGTCTTTTCTTCCTGATGTAAAAGCCAAGAAGGTAAGCTTGACAGCCAACAGAGATCAAACAGTCCATAATTCTGCTGCCCCCTTGTGTTTGTACATTTCCTGACTCTTTTTTGTGGTTTTCAGGTATCATACAACATCAATGACAACACACAAGAGTTTGAGAGATTCAGCTATATTTAAACATAATTTACTGGACCCTCCACAAGTATCAGACAAGCAGCCACAGTCCTCACAGAGCATCTCCTCAGCCCTAGTTAATGTTGAGTATGGTTTCAACAGAGCTATGTAGAGTTGGAGTGGGGCGGTGGTAACCAAAAtctacataaaataaaataaatacagtttACTGTGGTATAGGGCATATGTTtggttttaaaataaaaattcaTGCTGGCAT belongs to Hypomesus transpacificus isolate Combined female chromosome 15, fHypTra1, whole genome shotgun sequence and includes:
- the itpkcb gene encoding inositol-trisphosphate 3-kinase Cb isoform X1 is translated as MGQTRSSFLHSPSTPSKAKWKPSETAKQLHIRRFRSKKPGGDRFNRTSEKNKVLPCFERKNQSTCQSALSLIGVSETRLDYGQEKFRRGHLESEFLKTPVGGSPAGINHGQIRNLNIDKVNRGAANSSSDASSLDRRASGLNSTGFVAKPNGGQGTTAGEDHAWDSSTRTMENETIGESCQGGVNSEVEELSRAVGSVLLRTSGQDVRSFASLNSTLSTENEKHIGCTEMTKSTTVSSLPSVDRPSYQNNFSVDSANQKDTSTTKVHSPVCSQSFPGTIPKLIITSDSSPSGLQETLDHQNRGSCVDLHPDDESPCSDSGCGGSPALMRFPRKLSSSSSAGLSSASSFDESEDDFTGSDIESSLSPARCYSRSPDEGTGNKPWQKVKTMVHWTPFVVSFKKKYPWVQLAGHAGNFQAGEYGRLLKRHSECEQQCLEKLMQDTLRPHVPGYHGVVQKDGQDYNLMDDLLADFDSPSIMDCKMGSRTYLEEELRKAQERPRLRRDMYDKMVAVDPAAPTEQEKAQQGILKPRYMQWRETLSSTATMGFRIEGIKRADGTCNTNFKKTKQREQVKQALGDFVDGNREILKLYLQRLEELRSVLEKSPFFRTHEVVGSSLLFVHDASGQARVWMIDFGKTVPLPAPLTLDHRSPWVEGNREDGYLWGLDNLIDILSTMQPSASEP